The following are encoded in a window of Phragmites australis chromosome 22, lpPhrAust1.1, whole genome shotgun sequence genomic DNA:
- the LOC133905073 gene encoding uncharacterized protein LOC133905073, giving the protein MPAWRRGGARHDRMSSLSPRTSMAPGTSRLAASRDIPEEVICYTIFSRLPFKLVTCLKTLSKHCYRQLTSDTTFAAEQARLCPSCPALIHIGLPAKPKGPCRYSLDVLSLTPAIVGVPSPGLDFLGCAIDDGNLDLLSSSNGLLCIRYTPYRISHPTPPHAILIANPATQQAQPIPGAAQHLDKSRAVGVGLVFNPSDGSSAYAHSKFMVVQASPSEFTTDTSVEFHFVIFCSDTGRWTMPDTTVTANIAPICNKVVYSGGVLYWDYQQHLLWFDVTRSAAGVIEMPGKLQGSTFDERDRHNIDASNNGTLMCTTIGKDGLSMYHLVKRGDDAHCWELKHKKGWKDIVEKSGDAFQFCCHSMKLRNGWQSKFYERWFVRPLGVESGRWVYLGVRQRWKTSDRVLRYDMDTGKVDDTGKELGNAFDMGPVFGYRNSMAALPPI; this is encoded by the coding sequence TATGGCTCCAGGAACATCAAGATTGGCGGCCAGCCGTGACATACCAGAAGAAGTCATATGCTACACCATCTTCTCACGTCTGCCTTTCAAGTTGGTCACATGCTTGAAGACTCTATCCAAGCATTGTTACAGGCAGCTCACCAGCGACACCACGTTTGCTGCTGAACAGGCGAGGCTCTGCCCGTCATGCCCTGCGCTCATCCACATCGGCCTCCCCGCCAAGCCTAAGGGTCCTTGCAGGTACTCCCTTGACGTTCTCTCGTTGACACCTGCAATCGTCGGTGTTCCCTCGCCAGGACTCGACTTCCTGGGTTGCGCCATAGATGACGGGAACCTCGACCTCCTCTCCTCTTCGAATGGCCTTCTTTGCATCCGTTACACTCCATACCGTATAAGCCATCCTACTCCACCACATGCCATCCTCATCGCTAATCCAGCAACGCAGCAAGCCCAGCCGATCCCTGGTGCTGCTCAGCATCTAGACAAGAGCAGGGCTGTAGGAGTAGGACTCGTGTTCAATCCATCTGATGGATCTTCAGCCTATGCGCACAGCAAGTTCATGGTTGTGCAGGCATCCCCGTCTGAGTTCACCACTGACACTTCAGTCGAGTTCCACTTCGTCATTTTCTGCTCTGACACCGGTCGGTGGACCATGCCTGACACTACAGTTACCGCAAACATTGCACCAATATGCAACAAGGTGGTCTATTCAGGTGGTGTCCTGTATTGGGACTACCAGCAACATTTGCTTTGGTTCGATGTTACTAGGAGTGCAGCTGGAGTCATTGAGATGCCCGGGAAGCTACAAGGGTCCACGTTTGATGAGCGGGACCGCCACAACATCGATGCCTCCAACAATGGCACGCTCATGTGTACAACCATTGGCAAGGATGGCTTGTCCATGTACCACCTTGTGAAAAGAGGCGATGATGCCCACTGCTGGGAGCtaaagcataagaaaggatGGAAGGACATTGTGGAGAAGAGTGGCGACGCATTCCAGTTCTGCTGCCACTCGATGAAGCTACGCAATGGGTGGCAGTCGAAGTTCTACGAGAGGTGGTTCGTGCGACCACTCGGGGTAGAGAGTGGGCGGTGGGTGTACCTTGGGGTGAGACAGAGGTGGAAGACGTCGGACAGGGTGCTACGCTACGACATGGACACCGGCAAGGTGGACGATACCGGAAAGGAATTGGGCAACGCGTTTGACATGGGTCCTGTCTTTGGATACCGCAATAGCATGGCTGCTCTTCCACCAATATAA